A DNA window from Haloterrigena sp. KLK7 contains the following coding sequences:
- a CDS encoding ribbon-helix-helix protein, CopG family, with translation MEQITVKVPSDTNESLEEYAEAEHDGNRSEAIRELLSRGLEYEEIKTERDRLERKLTETNARQDDVSEIVEYVEKQREVERYRDQRQRMVDQAGLLTRMKWKLTGVPVDDEQEA, from the coding sequence ATGGAACAAATCACGGTCAAAGTACCGAGTGATACGAACGAATCACTCGAGGAATATGCCGAAGCCGAACACGACGGAAACCGGTCAGAGGCGATCCGTGAACTCCTTTCGCGTGGCCTCGAGTACGAAGAAATCAAAACCGAACGCGATCGCCTCGAGCGAAAGCTCACTGAGACGAACGCTCGCCAAGACGATGTATCCGAGATTGTCGAGTATGTCGAGAAACAGCGAGAGGTCGAACGCTACCGCGATCAACGCCAGCGAATGGTCGACCAAGCCGGTCTACTCACACGCATGAAATGGAAACTAACGGGTGTGCCAGTCGATGATGAGCAAGAAGCATGA
- a CDS encoding recombinase family protein: protein MTYATYIRASTDDQTDAHQRESINEWLREHDVDPATVDRYADLGQSGASDDREQFNQLLEAIDSGDYTHVVCWEISRLSRKGATLQRFFDTCEDTGTTVVITDGAVEKVTPDGQGRFVADIIGMVYQQERRTLIRRIEAGQSRAQREGKWLGQVPAGFTRDGDGYLQPIIDPDHDAGETGYLELRDALERIDDGESYRSVAAGLPITRQSLSNIYRDDERRRWYLEAASDDDAVHDALESVRT from the coding sequence ATGACCTACGCAACCTACATCCGAGCGAGTACAGACGACCAGACAGACGCGCACCAACGGGAGAGTATCAACGAATGGCTTCGCGAGCACGACGTTGATCCCGCGACCGTCGATCGCTACGCCGACCTCGGTCAGTCAGGAGCAAGTGACGATCGCGAACAATTCAACCAGCTGCTCGAGGCCATTGACTCCGGCGACTATACGCACGTCGTGTGTTGGGAGATTAGTCGACTCTCTCGAAAGGGTGCGACACTACAGCGATTCTTCGATACCTGCGAGGACACTGGAACGACCGTCGTGATAACGGACGGCGCCGTCGAGAAGGTCACGCCGGACGGGCAAGGTCGATTCGTCGCGGACATCATCGGCATGGTCTATCAGCAAGAGCGACGGACGCTCATTCGGCGGATAGAGGCCGGACAGAGTCGTGCACAGCGGGAGGGGAAATGGTTAGGTCAAGTCCCTGCCGGGTTCACGCGCGACGGTGACGGTTATCTGCAGCCGATTATTGACCCGGATCACGACGCTGGCGAAACGGGGTATCTTGAACTCCGCGACGCGCTCGAACGGATCGACGACGGCGAATCATACCGTTCGGTTGCGGCCGGATTGCCGATCACGCGACAGTCGCTCTCGAATATCTATCGGGATGACGAGCGCCGTCGGTGGTATCTTGAGGCCGCCTCCGACGATGACGCCGTGCACGACGCACTCGAGTCCGTCAGAACGTGA